A region of Mesoplodon densirostris isolate mMesDen1 chromosome 11, mMesDen1 primary haplotype, whole genome shotgun sequence DNA encodes the following proteins:
- the LOC132498457 gene encoding actin nucleation-promoting factor WASL-like: protein MRLRIRVKQNLEETRRRHTLPPGRPLALTARAGAGPGPVSRGPQGTRPVAPPPPRPPPAPPRPAPIADNRGLIAAWAAGPKGRGRR, encoded by the exons ATGAGATTACGAATCCGCGTGAAGCAG AATCTGGAAGAAACGCGCCGGCGCCACACCCTCCCGCCCGGCCGTCCGCTCGCACTGACAGCCCGCGCGGGTGCGGGGCCCGGGCCTGTGAGCCGGGGGCCGCAGGGGACCCGGCCTGTtgccccgccgccgccccgccctccccctgcccccccgaGGCCCGCCCCCATAGCAGACAACCGAGGCCTAATCGCCGCCTGGGCTGCGGGGCCTAAAGGAAGGGGCCGGCGCTGA